Proteins encoded together in one Helicobacter pylori window:
- a CDS encoding NAD(+)/NADH kinase, whose product MKDSHQAIGVFVRPTHYQNPLFEKLERAKEWVLKLLEDEGFESFMIDGLDGAEDERLIEKAYAFLCLGGDGTILGALRMTHSYNKPCFGVRIGNLGFLSAVELNGLKDFLQDLKQNRIKLEEHLALEGRIGKISFYAINEIVIAKKKALGVLDIKAYAGHTPFNTYKGDGLIIATPLGSTAYNLSAHGPIVHALSQSYILTPLCDFSLTQRPLVLGAEFCLNFCTHEDALVVIDGQVTYDLKANKPLYIQKSPTTTKLLQKNSRDYFKVLKEKLLWGESPSKKR is encoded by the coding sequence ATGAAAGATTCACATCAAGCTATCGGCGTGTTTGTGCGGCCCACCCATTATCAAAACCCTCTTTTTGAAAAGCTAGAGCGAGCTAAAGAATGGGTTTTAAAGCTTTTAGAAGATGAAGGGTTTGAAAGCTTTATGATTGATGGCCTTGATGGAGCAGAAGATGAACGATTGATAGAAAAAGCCTATGCGTTTTTGTGTTTAGGGGGCGATGGCACGATTTTAGGGGCGTTAAGAATGACGCATTCTTACAATAAGCCATGTTTTGGGGTGAGAATTGGGAATTTAGGGTTTTTGAGCGCGGTTGAATTGAACGGTCTGAAAGATTTCTTACAAGATCTCAAGCAAAACAGGATCAAATTAGAAGAGCATCTGGCTTTAGAGGGCCGTATTGGAAAAATCTCTTTTTATGCGATCAATGAAATCGTGATCGCCAAAAAAAAAGCTTTAGGGGTTTTAGACATCAAAGCTTATGCGGGCCATACGCCCTTTAACACCTATAAAGGCGATGGGCTTATCATTGCCACGCCCTTAGGCTCAACCGCTTATAATTTGAGCGCTCATGGGCCTATTGTGCATGCCTTAAGCCAGAGCTATATTTTAACGCCCTTGTGCGATTTTTCTTTAACGCAACGCCCTTTAGTGTTAGGAGCAGAATTTTGCTTGAATTTTTGCACTCATGAGGACGCTCTTGTGGTCATTGATGGGCAAGTCACCTATGATTTGAAAGCCAACAAACCCCTATACATTCAAAAAAGCCCCACGACCACCAAGCTCTTGCAAAAAAATTCAAGGGATTATTTTAAAGTGCTTAAAGAAAAGCTATTATGGGGGGAAAGCCCTAGCAAAAAAAGATAA